A stretch of Gambusia affinis linkage group LG10, SWU_Gaff_1.0, whole genome shotgun sequence DNA encodes these proteins:
- the LOC122839051 gene encoding disks large homolog 1-like isoform X12 — protein MMTSSVSSSSTSLRSTQKRTLYIRALFDYDGSAADLSAPNQALPFGFGDVLHVSSAGEEEWWPARHLSPPPPNCPEVGLIPSRRRAEKKERSRLKMVRVSRSQDRSDQEDKVLVTSGTSDSESSSSGQEEILLTYQPVVQQEVNYTRPVIVLGPMKDRVNDDLISEFPEKFGSCVPHTTRPRRDYEVDGRDYHFMSSRELMEREIQEHKFIEAGQYNNHLYGTSIQSVREVADKGKHCILDVSGNAIKRLQMAGLFPIAILLRPRNVDNILEMNKRLTEEQARKAFDRGIKLEQEFAEYFTAIVHGSSLEEIYSQVKQIIEEQSGPYIWVTTKERL, from the exons ATGATGACCAGCAGCGTCAGCTCCAGCTCCACGTCTCTCCGCTCCACACAGAAACGCACACTTTACATCAG agcttTGTTCGACTACGATGGAAGTGCTGCAGACCTGAGTGCGCCCAATCAGGCCCTGCCCTTCGGCTTCGGGGACGTCCTCCATGTGAGCAGCGCCGGCGAGGAGGAGTGGTGGCCCGCCCGTCACCTCAGCCCCCCGCCCCCAAACTGCCCTGAAGTTGGACTCATCCCCAGCCGAAGGAG aGCAGAGAAGAAGGAAAGGTCGAGGCTAAAGATGGTCAGAGTGTCGAGGTCTCAGGACAGATCG GATCAAGAGGATAAAG TGCTGGTAACCTCTGGCACCAGTGATAGTGAGAGTAGTTCCT CTGGCCAGGAGGAGATCCTCCTTACATACCAACCTGTTGTGCAGCAGGAAG TCAATTACACACGGCCAGTCATCGTGCTTGGACCAATGAAAGATCGGGTCAATGATGACCTCATCTCTGAGTTTCCTGAAAAGTTTGGATCCTGCGTCCCAC ACACAACACGGCCACGAAGAGACTACGAGGTGGACGGCAGAGATTACCACTTCATGTCCTCCAGAGAGCTGATGGAGCGAGAGATTCAGGAACACAAGTTCATCGAGGCGGGGCAGTACAACAACCACCTCTACGGGACCAGCATACAGTCTGTCAGAGAGGTCGCCGACAAG GGGAAACACTGCATCCTGGATGTTTCTGGGAATGCCATAAAGCGTCTCCAGATGGCGGGCCTCTTCCCCATCGCTATCCTCCTTCGACCACGAAATGTCGACAACATCCT AGAGATGAACAAGCGTTTGACAGAGGAACAGGCGAGGAAGGCCTTCGACAGAGGCATCAAACTGGAGCAGGAGTTTGCAGAGTACTTCACCG CAATCGTCCACGGCTCTTCTCTAGAGGAAATTTACTCGCAGGTGAAGCAAATCATCGAGGAGCAGTCGGGACCTTACATCTGGGTGACCACCAAGGAGCGGCtctga
- the LOC122839051 gene encoding disks large homolog 1-like isoform X11 — translation MFCDLISELTLVLRQDLAAGRCYGNDQIRSANRTTDPLQVTSHSPELRSLRHTLYKALFDYDGSAADLSAPNQALPFGFGDVLHVSSAGEEEWWPARHLSPPPPNCPEVGLIPSRRRAEKKERSRLKMVRVSRSQDRSDQEDKVLVTSGTSDSESSSSGQEEILLTYQPVVQQEVNYTRPVIVLGPMKDRVNDDLISEFPEKFGSCVPHTTRPRRDYEVDGRDYHFMSSRELMEREIQEHKFIEAGQYNNHLYGTSIQSVREVADKGKHCILDVSGNAIKRLQMAGLFPIAILLRPRNVDNILEMNKRLTEEQARKAFDRGIKLEQEFAEYFTAIVHGSSLEEIYSQVKQIIEEQSGPYIWVTTKERL, via the exons atgttctgtgaccTCATCAGTGAGCTCACTCTAGTTCTGAGGCAAGATCTAGCTGCTGGTCGTTGCTATGGTAACGATCAGATCAGGTCTGCAAATCGAACTACTGACCCTTTGCAGGTGACGTCACACTCTCCAGAACTCCGCTCACTCCGCCATACACTTTATAA agcttTGTTCGACTACGATGGAAGTGCTGCAGACCTGAGTGCGCCCAATCAGGCCCTGCCCTTCGGCTTCGGGGACGTCCTCCATGTGAGCAGCGCCGGCGAGGAGGAGTGGTGGCCCGCCCGTCACCTCAGCCCCCCGCCCCCAAACTGCCCTGAAGTTGGACTCATCCCCAGCCGAAGGAG aGCAGAGAAGAAGGAAAGGTCGAGGCTAAAGATGGTCAGAGTGTCGAGGTCTCAGGACAGATCG GATCAAGAGGATAAAG TGCTGGTAACCTCTGGCACCAGTGATAGTGAGAGTAGTTCCT CTGGCCAGGAGGAGATCCTCCTTACATACCAACCTGTTGTGCAGCAGGAAG TCAATTACACACGGCCAGTCATCGTGCTTGGACCAATGAAAGATCGGGTCAATGATGACCTCATCTCTGAGTTTCCTGAAAAGTTTGGATCCTGCGTCCCAC ACACAACACGGCCACGAAGAGACTACGAGGTGGACGGCAGAGATTACCACTTCATGTCCTCCAGAGAGCTGATGGAGCGAGAGATTCAGGAACACAAGTTCATCGAGGCGGGGCAGTACAACAACCACCTCTACGGGACCAGCATACAGTCTGTCAGAGAGGTCGCCGACAAG GGGAAACACTGCATCCTGGATGTTTCTGGGAATGCCATAAAGCGTCTCCAGATGGCGGGCCTCTTCCCCATCGCTATCCTCCTTCGACCACGAAATGTCGACAACATCCT AGAGATGAACAAGCGTTTGACAGAGGAACAGGCGAGGAAGGCCTTCGACAGAGGCATCAAACTGGAGCAGGAGTTTGCAGAGTACTTCACCG CAATCGTCCACGGCTCTTCTCTAGAGGAAATTTACTCGCAGGTGAAGCAAATCATCGAGGAGCAGTCGGGACCTTACATCTGGGTGACCACCAAGGAGCGGCtctga